aggtgcctggaaacaatcactgtgttaacataacatacaagcattcatcgaataacacgtaacatgcaataacggtcagcgtataaatagtgtttgcattGTGTGATGGATGTGATTTGAATTAgaaacgtatgtaacacccaaaagtgcgtaaagcaaaaagggatcgagtatactcacatataGTGTTTAAGTTAATAACACtgccttggattgaagggagggCTGAGAGATTAGCCCGAACAGTTAACGATTGCATAAGCGAAAGAACGGCGTGTTAAACGGGAAAAGTGACCAAGTGTCGAACAGtaatccgatcgaatggtcatgcgatcggatgtcaatccattcggatggtcatccgatcagatggccattcggtcggattgacattcgtttggtaaggatgtgtttgtgtatgatggctttgaagttttcgttgtaacATTTTGATAATAGAGacgtatctctacctttcaggtcgtcgatcgaacggtcgttcgaccggatagcgatccgattggtaggacacttagtgagaacaagttcacagcaggattgtcactcgttcggatagcaatccgattggatggcaatccgttagaaactgatgttctttgaaaattataaaagtctaagtgttgaaggtccaagtgcaatccgatcggacgacaatccgtcccacGAATCTGATCTTTTTGCAATCTTGAAAGTTTGTTAAGTTTTTGAAAGTTTCGCGGTTTGATCGAGATGGTATGGCAACGCGTAAAACAACAGGAACTTCCATCAGTCCCATGTTATCCGATCGAACGGGAATCACCCgagtccgatcagttaactgttagTGACGGTTGTTCATGCTTAACCCAAAATCGGTTGTCCCATTGATAGGAATCAAATCTTGAACCAACACTTTACTAGAAAGGAGTAGAAGGTTTGTACGAGGTCCGATTCTATCacttttgagtgcattgagtgtaaaagagttgaaagaaagttggaaaagtatctttcaatccttttaactttgaaaatgtttaaatctATGCAAAATCATTGTTACAAACAAAACTACAAATGTCGCGTATAAAGAATTGTTTAGAAATTTATATATGTAATGTGTATCTTGATTTTACATTGTTTGATTTAATAAGAATAATTCATTTATGTAAATTGGTTTACacattataaaattacattatttTTATCTTCAAATCCGTGTAGTACGTGGGTTTATAAACtagtgtttatatatatatatgtatatatatatatatatagggagccgctagaatgagaaccacctcgagttgtaagaaccgcgagaactacacctcacggagcgccgttcgccgcgattttttttttacaagtagatgtgtgctttataaacacggccgtaaaaaatcacggcgaacggcgctccgtggggtgtacttttttacacctcaagtttggtgaaaaaaaaagaaaaaagaaaaaaaattaaaaaacaccaaacttgaggtgtaaaaaagtacaccccacggagcgccgttcgccgtgattttttacggccgtgtttataatgcacacatctacttgtaaaaaaaaatcgcggcgaacggcgctccgtggggtgtagttctcgcggttcttacaactcggggtggttctcattctagcagccccctatatatatatatatatatatatatatatatatatactactttaataagcatataggaagggcAAAAATGGTCATTTGTCATTGTACAACCATTTTAAACACATTATACAACCTTTAAAGCATAAAAATGTTGAAAACTTCTTTTAACATCGTGTGGAATCCCGCTCATCTCATTTGGGCGGCCAAAGTTTTTCATTTAACTTTTGAAATCCCGCTCATCTCATTTGGGCGGCCAAAGCATCATTTTAGTGCTTTTCATTTGGAGAGAGAGAAACTGAGAACcagaaagagagagaaagtgcaggagaaagaaagaaagatggTTCCCGGCTACCTCTGGCGGTGGCATCAGCAACGACCATCCTCTTTTCATTCGATGTGTATTCCAATCCCTATGAATTGAAGATTTGGATTAAACCCTAAACGAAACATGGCAATTTATGTAAAGCCTAGCGATTGATTTCTGTCATTCTAATTAGGTTACCACATCACGAAATCATTATCCGCCTCCTCTCCTCCTAAGTGCGTTTGCTTCCTTTCAAAACCCTAGCTGTGTTCGATTCCTCTCTGCTATTCATCGACCCAGATCTGGAATTTTAATTCACATCCATCAGTTTTTTGCTTAATTCGCATATACAGGTATCGATTTGGTTTAGGGTTTCTGTTACAGTTTGATTGCTAACATGATAACATAATTTTCAGTTAGGGTAGTTAGGGTTTCTGTTACTTTTTGGTTGATTTTATTATGCAGGAAGAGCTTAACATAAATTTAGGGTTTTTGTTAGTTTTTCATTGATTCCATACCATAATTTTTTTATGCAGGAAGAGTTTAACATGATAATATGCTCTTTTAGTTTAGGACTTCAGGGTTTTAGTTGCTTTGTGATTGATTTTATTCCATTAAATTTGATTTAGGAAGAGCTGAACATGATAAGTTGATAACATACTCTTCAGCTTagggtttctatttctttttgaTAGACGTCACCCCATTAAAGCTTAGCATGAATCCATGATAACATACTCTTTAGTTTAGGGTTTCTGTTACTTTTTGGATCGAATTCATTTCACTAAAATTTTATGCAGGAGGAAGTTAACATGATAACATAATCTTCAGTTTAGAGTTtcagttagttttttttattgattttatACCATTTAATTTGATGCACGAAGAGCTTAACATGAAGTTTTAGGTTTCTTGACAATTTTGACTTGTTTTAAGCTACAAAGTTGACTTTTTTATGTTGGTTTACTACAGGGTTCTGTTGGATTTGCTATTGGTCTTGCAGCAATGGTAAGTGTTTAAAGATATTATACCATGTTTTAAATATAGTTGTAGTGATGGCTTATTGTTGTTACTTTTGTAACAGGGGAATCACGCTATAGCGGAATTCGGAAATTCAATTTGCATATTACTTTTTTCCTGCTTTTGATCAGGTATGTAGCTCCACCATGCTAATTTATCATATATTCAGTATCCAAACGATTGGCATTTAGCTGCTAAATTCAGATATCGAAGTGGTAACGAATTTAACTTTGGAGGTAAGATTCATTTTCTCAACTTCGTTATTGTTTCTCAACTTTGGAGGTAACCAATCATTTTTCATAGGTATCTTCTATATGGAGACGTATCTGCAAAAGCAGGCCATATGTTTTCCCAGCCTGAGGTATAAAGAAAACTTAAGATATGctcatgtaatttttttttataatgatTGATTTACCTTTTTTGTCATTTCAGGTTTCTGATTTCTTTGCTAAGTTAATACAAAGGGTCTCACCAAAGAGTTACCAGTAGGCTCTCGGTGTAGTTTATGTTACCGGAAAGTTTTTAGAAAACTTTTCTGGTGATCAGgtattttaaaaatgttttatcaTTAGTAAATTCACTACATGTTTACTAATTGCAATTGTATGATAGGTGCGTTTCTTGGCAAGGTCGTTCGGAGTACCTGGGAATCATCTTGGGCAACAAAGTCATGGTTTCCGATGGCCATATGGCCCTGTAAGACACCCTTCACATATTATTATTTCATAACATTCGTTATTTATTAACTATATTCTTTATGTTTCTAATATGTGTAATTGCAGGTGGCGTTAATTACACCTTTCAATTTTCCTCTAGAGATTCCGGTACTCCAGTTGAGGATGTCGACTTTATTAATTCTGATGGAATGACGATGAACAAGCTGCTGCAAGAGGTTGGTTTCTTCACATTTAACAGTCTATTAGTAAAAAAAGATATCCATTTTCATGCCTTAAATATTCTGATCTCATAATCAGGCAAATCCGAGAATGACCCTTTTTACGGGTAGCTCGAAAATAGTAGATAAGTTGGCTTATGACCTGAACGGACGAATTAAAGTAGAAGATGCAGGATTCGACTGGAAAATCCTCAGGCCTGATGTTCACAAGGTTTTATTATTATATCCTTTAAACTATAAAATCTTGAAACTTTATGAATTTGCAACATGAATTGTATTGCTGAGGTGTCATCATCATTAACAGGTGGATTATGTGTCATGGGTGTGTGATCAAGATGCATATGCATGTATTGGCCAAAAATGCCTAACACAATCGTTGTTATTCGTTCATGAGGTTTGTTTCTTTACTTATTCTATTAACGTACGTTTTAATGCTTATCATCatattataatttatttattttacctTTTACATACTGGTTTTATATGCAGAACTGGAAAAACAGCTCACTCATGAGTCACCTAAACCACCTTGCGGGGAGAAGGACGCTTGATAATTTAACAATTGGGTCAGTTCTTAGAGTAAGTTATTAAATAACAGGACATAGAAGTTTCCACAATaagattattattaatattaaccgTTTGTCACGATCTATGTTTCTTTAGGTTATAACAGAAGCAATGCTAGACCACAAATGAAATTACTTTTCCTTGTTGAAGTTGTAATTCACCAAGGTTCTTAGGTGATGCATCTGTGTTTTGTTCTTAGTTAGAAATTTTTACTTTGCTACTGCATTAGGTACTTCCAAGTAAACCTCAGAACTGAAATGTAGAATACTAGACATAATAGCAGCAGTAGATTCCTACTATGTGTGAGGTAGAGAAGTATCAGCAAGCAATATCACTTTTGGCAGCTCAACAATGCCACCCTCATTTGCAATTTCGTTAGGCCACGTcaccttggttttaaaatgcgcaTAATGCATCATGCGACGATGTGCTGATGAGATCACATGAGGTTTTTAGTGCACTGATATTTTGTATATTGGTTGGTTTCAGCTTGCCGTGCCTAGAAACAAAAGATAGACCTGGATTGCTCTTATGAGAAATAGTCAAGATAATGGCATATGTCAATACTACTGTGGGGTCAGCTCGAATTGATAGTCAAGTATGTTACCAATCCCCTTCCTGGGTCAAACGGGATGGATTGGGTTGGATTGACCTATTAGAAAAGTTGTATTGATTTATAATTTGCTATAAATAGTTAAATATTTATGATTAAGAAAACGATAATAATATAATATCACATGAATTGTTTCTGTTTTTCGGTTAAAAGATTTAGTAGGCTGTATGCTCTAATATCATACTTGACTTTTGTTCACTTTCGACGTGTTCCTATATCAgcttattcttttttttttttcttttcacacATTTCAATAAAATAAATGGGTAAGAATGTATGGTACAGGGTTTGGTTACCAAAGATAAATTTCATGTTACTACAGAGGGCAACTTTAAACGAATCTATGTCTTTAGGTAACCAAATACTTTCCTTTGTTACTATAGTATTCTTTTTTTTTACTCTTGTAGGCCCACTGGGTTAGACCATATCCGGGTCTAAGCCCAAACATTGAGTGCGGTTCAGACAATCAGGTGGCAATTGGACCGGGTCTGCAACATGTATGGTCTTCACTGGCCGGGTGTTGGGGATATCAACTTGGTGTGAGTGTGTTTGGGTGGGGGATGTATACCGCAATAGGTGGGGGCTGTTGAGTGAGTTTGGTGATAAATAGGTACACCTTTTGGTCTGGGATTGTATAAGAAGACTTTTTGGTGAAATCAGACTTCAAAGAGAAGAGATTGCAAACATCCCAAGTAGTTAACAACCTAATTATCTGATGCATTGAATTGTTGTTGGGCGCTGTCTTCAACCCAGACACATATTTTGAACATTCCTTTTTTAATAAATAGCTAAGTGTGCCAAATATAGTTAGAAAACCAGATTAGCATGTACTTAATTCTAATTTTTAGGTAACAGAAATGCAAATTTAAAAAGTAGTAAATAATCCAATTTGACACGTATGTGTGTGGAAACATGAATCTTTTTTGAGGCATTTTCCCACTAGACTGACACACATAGATATAAAGAACTCGAGTTATTCACTCATAATTGTTTGTGAACTCTAGAAGTCGGAACTACAAAAGGTTTCAAAATATTATCACTAACAATACTACAGTATTGTGCTACTCACAGGCATTTTCCCATTAGACGGACACACATATATATGGTTACTAATTTATTCAGCTATTTAGAAATAACATCACCATAAAAACATTCTTCACTTTGAATTTTACACgtcttaaaaagaaaaaaaaactttctGAGGAAAATTCTTTCATTTGACACAGAAACTACATTTCAAAAAAAGGTAGCACGAACAACCCCTACGTTGGTGATATTTTTTTAGTTTATGAATATCAGTCGTCAATTGTTCACTCATGCGTATTTATGTTACTTGAGTTTGTGTATTTATGTTACTTGAGTTTGTAGTGATCACCATATTAGGGTGTACGGGGCGCATTCGGGGAGTGGTTCGGTGAGGAGTTTCCctgatcgggaacaccgccgccatcaccgcggggtcccgaatcggggAGGGTTTTGGGTGTGGCTTTACCGATTGATTTTGCACGTTGAACGAGATTTGACCGTTGTTAAACGGtcgaattttaaaaaaaaaaaatcaattttttttaaacaatatatacTAACCAATCtaattcatttttttaccacattcacaaCTCTCAAACCCACATCAAAACTCTCAAACTCAAATCTTTCAaacacaaaatggattccaagcttccgtttctttctaccctacccgactttcccgacgatggagatgcatcgtcaagcgatagtagcttaattttcttccaaaatctcatccaacaagcggagctactagacacggcatcgtctagtaaaaaaaattatgtccgtcgagatcgtgtgGGGGGCCACgagacactcatggccgattattttgatgaaaatccaaaatttaatgaagatacttttcgtcacaggtttcgtatgtccaagtctttgttcctaaaaattgttagtgacgtggaagcgtatgacgagtggtttcaagaaggcttagacgggagaatgaagaaaagctttacaccgttgcaaaaggttacttcggcaattaaacaacttgcaaccggtaacccaccagacgagggggacgagtatttaaatatgtctgaaaggacctctcgtgagtgccttgaatatttctgcgagacggtatgtaaaaggtatggcggtgaattcctacgtagaccaacgagccacgacatcgcgctattgtatcaggctcatgaggataggcatcacctacctggtatgttagggagtctggattgtacacacttcgtctggagaatgtgccccacagaattgcggggacaatacatgagaggcgatcatcaatacccgacggttatgttagaagcggtagcgtctcaagatttgtggatttggcatgctttttgtgggccagcgggttcacaaaacgacatcaacgtgctgcaacaatctccgttatttcttgctcaacgaaacggaacggcgccaaattgtccatttcaagtgaacaaccacttatacaaacgcgggtattatcttactgatgggatctaccctacctggtccgtgtttgtgaagtcttttccatatccacacgacccgaacgaaaaaaagttcaagaggcaacacgaggccgcaaaaaaagatgtggaacgggcgtttggtgtgttaaagtcgaagtggggaatactaaatcgtccaatgcgttcgaaaacggtgagaaagataaggtccatcgtgtatacgtgccttattttacacaacatgattataaaagacgacggaagggcgatagcaccggttcatattcaagatcctccagtcgaacccgtcttcgatgatacagcctatacggagctcattgacgaagtcacgcattggaggctaaaacacgatctcgttgagcgtctcggaagtttagatttgcctcaccttgaagttgattcggacgaggagtagtttgtttttatatttttctaggttgaatgtattttttttttctagttcgaatgtttttttttaatttaatgaaatgttttttatttaatttttatttttattaatctttttttaatttgtaaacatgcattattttagaaaaaaaaaaaaaccaactcccctaataggggagtgccgccatcaaaaaggggtattaggggagtgtattaggggagttgacgtggcttaTTCTGGTTGGTTACGTGTAAGatgggggactcacctattaggtgagtaccccttacacccttagaaTTACACTTGTGCAACGGTTTGTGACTTAAATGAAACTTAAATTTGAAGTCAAATAATCAGCTTCACACCAGCTACAACAATATTGATTATTATGTAAGACGGTAAGAGAAACAATTGGTATGCCTAAATCATAAGGCTAATTATATGGTTTTATTCAATGGAAGCCTGAATTAGAAGTTTGTATTCAAAATTCTAACAATTCAATATTTTAGTTAAAAAACATAAAGTTTGGTATAATATTACTCTGTGGTCACTAGCGGATTAAAGATTAAAGACTTTGCAAAACAAACGCATACAACACAtgaaattatataaatatatcaacacaatttgtttatatatatagCTTAGTCATTGACATAGTGCTAAATAAGTTTTAATATATTTAACGTGTTTTTCTCATCTATATcaaactaaatttaaaaaaactaaccaaACGCATTTTGAGCATCATGACTATGTTTTTTATGGGTTAGAAATCGGCGTGTCTGGCGCAAAGCACGGTGAACCCCCTAGAATATTGATAAACTAACAGAAAATAAGTTCTGAGTTGTAAGTCATCGGCGCCGCtccgtacatagccctaaactcatcAACCTAAGtcatatgtttcccgccgcatcgcgcgggtaaacgactagatataatacactaccattacctccttccatccataatacaatatcattacctcctaccatccataatacaacaccattaccaatattttcactttgttacatgtatatcaacaccatttataccatccaatcatcatattacatcataaagtaacAACTAtagccaaaccatcaaccactagatataactaaccaaaaaacatttatatgggcctacttctccattcaaaatcacagaCTTGTTGTACCAAAAcatgttatatcatggttatacataaTGATGTGCATGTGTCTATTACTGATAacgtattacggaatttgtctattactgataacgtattactgaatattggtaatgtaaaaagtggtgtattacggatggtattgtagattaaagtgcaattgtctattactGATAACATATTAtggaatttgtcgaagtaatgatatatatgcacatgtgcatggataattgttactaaaaaacattttttttggtaactaaatatagcgatttttggtaaaaaatattaaaaaaaaattgagtgctttttttattttttttagatttaattttgtgttcacattggttctcgcggttttcccaataagggtggttctcaaatgaaccttaccctatatatctatatatatatatatatatatatatatatatgtacattaaaatagaggtcaatacacatagtgtaaaggtgagcatacaagtttaatactataatagagttcgaaatcgtttacgcataaccatcatgtaacatgtagcaaagtgaaagctagtaggttatcgacagagaaatatgcacagacgtgactgcgagttgtagaatgcgtaacacatatccccactgggacacgtgaagtaaatcCCTTAACAActcctgtccacgacaggtgctgagtccaaactatagtactatcgttgctaaggtgcctggaaacaatcactgtgttaacataacatacaagcattcatcgaataacacgtaacatgcaataacggtcagcgtataaatagtgtttgcattGTGTGATGGATGTGATTTGAATTAgaaacgtatgtaacacccaaaagtgcgtaaagcaaaaagggatcgagtatactcacagatagtgTTTAAGTTAATAACACtgccttggattgaagggagggCTGAGAGATTAGCCCGAACAGTTAACGATTGCATAAGCGAAAGAACGGCGTGTTAAACGGGAAAAGTGACCAAGTGTCGAACAGtaatccgatcgaatggtcatgcgatcggatgtcaatccattcggatggtcatccgatcggatggccattcggtcggattgacattcgtttggtaaggatgtgtttgtgtatgatggctttgaagttttcgttgtagcattttgataATAGAGaggtatctctacctttcaggtcgtcgatcgaacggtcgttcgaccggatagcgatccgattggtaggacacttagtgagaacaagttcacagcaggattgtcactcgttcggatagcaatccgattggatggcaatccgttagaaactgatgttctttgaaaattataaaagtctaagtgttgaaggtccaagtgcaatccgatcggacgacaatccgtcccacGAATCTGATCTTTTTGCAATCTTGAAAGTTTGTTAAGTTTTTGAAAGTTTCGCGGTTTGATCGAGATGGTATGGCAACGCGTAAAACAACAGGAACTTCCATCAGTGCCATGTTATCCGATCGAACGGGAATCACCCgagtccgatcagttaactgttagTGACGGTTGTTCATGCTTAACCCAAAATCGGTTGTCCCATTGATAGGAATCAAATCTTGAACCAACACTTTACTAGAAAGGAGTAGAAGGTTTGTACGAGGTCCGATTCTATCacttttgagtgcattgagtgtaaaagagttgaaagaaagttggaaaagtatctttcaatccttttaactttgaaaatgtttaaatctATGCAAAATCATTGTTACAAACAAAACTACAAATGTCGCGTATAAAGAATTGTTTAGAAATTTATATATGTAATGTGTATCTTGATTTTACATTGTTTGATTTAATAAGAATAATTCATTTATGTAAATTGGTTTACacattataaaattacattatttTTATCTTCAAATCCGTGTAGTATGTGGGTTTATAAACtagtgtttatatatatatatatatatatatatatatatatatatatatatatactactttaaTATGCATATAGGAAGGGCAAAAATGGTCATTTGTCATTGTACAATCATTTTAAACACATTATACAACCTTTAAAGCATAAAAATGTTGAAAACTTCTTTTAACATCGTGTGGAATCCCGCTCATCTCATTTGGGCGGCCAAAGTTTTTCATTTAACTTTTGAAATCCCGCTCATCTCATTTGGGCGGCCAAAGCATCATTTTAGTGCTTTTCATTTGGAGAGAGAGAAACTGAGAACcagaaagagagagaaagtgcaggagaaagaaagaaagatggTTCCCGGCTACCTCTGGCGGTGGCATCAGCAACGACCATCCTCTTTTCATTCGATGTGTATTCCAATCCCTATGAATTGAAGATTTGGATTAAACCCTAAACGAAACATGGCAATTTATGTAAAGCCTAGCGATTGATTTCTGTCATTCTAATTAGGTTACCACATCACGAAATCATTATCCGCCTCCTCTCCTCCTAAGTGCGTTTGCTTCCTTTCAAAACCCTAGCTGTGTTCGATTCCTCTCTGCTATTCATCGACCCAGATCTGGAATTTTAATTCACATCCATCAGTTTTTTGCTTAATTCGCATATACAGGTATCGATTTGGTTTACGGTTTCTGTTACAGTTTGATTGCTAACATGATAACATAATTTTCAGTTAGGGTTTCTGTTACTTTTTGGTTGATTTTATTATGCAGGAAGAGCTTAACATAAATTTAGGGTTTTTGTTAGTTTTTCATTGATTCCATACCATAATTTTTTTATGCAGGAAGAGTTTAACATGATAATATGCTCTTTTAGTTTAGGACTTCAGGGTTTTAGTTGCTTTGTGATTGATTTTATTCCATTAAATTTGATTTAGGAAGAGCTGAACATGATAAGTTGATAACATACTCTTCAGCTTagggtttctatttctttttgaTAGACGTCACCCCATTAAAGCT
This genomic stretch from Helianthus annuus cultivar XRQ/B chromosome 8, HanXRQr2.0-SUNRISE, whole genome shotgun sequence harbors:
- the LOC110871352 gene encoding delta-1-pyrroline-5-carboxylate dehydrogenase 12A1, mitochondrial-like isoform X3 — encoded protein: MAIWPCGVNYTFQFSSRDSGTPVEDVDFINSDGMTMNKLLQEANPRMTLFTGSSKIVDKLAYDLNGRIKVEDAGFDWKILRPDVHKVDYVSWVCDQDAYACIGQKCLTQSLLFVHENWKNSSLMSHLNHLAGRRTLDNLTIGSVLRLAVPRNKR
- the LOC110871352 gene encoding delta-1-pyrroline-5-carboxylate dehydrogenase 12A1, mitochondrial-like isoform X1 yields the protein MAIWPCGVNYTFQFSSRDSGTPVEDVDFINSDGMTMNKLLQEANPRMTLFTGSSKIVDKLAYDLNGRIKVEDAGFDWKILRPDVHKVDYVSWVCDQDAYACIGQKCLTQSLLFVHENWKNSSLMSHLNHLAGRRTLDNLTIGSVLRAHWVRPYPGLSPNIECGSDNQVAIGPGLQHVWSSLAGCWGYQLGVSVFGWGMYTAIGGGC
- the LOC110871352 gene encoding delta-1-pyrroline-5-carboxylate dehydrogenase 12A1, mitochondrial-like isoform X2, which translates into the protein MAIWPCGVNYTFQFSSRDSGTPVEDVDFINSDGMTMNKLLQEANPRMTLFTGSSKIVDKLAYDLNGRIKVEDAGFDWKILRPDVHKVDYVSWVCDQDAYACIGQKCLTQSLLFVHENWKNSSLMSHLNHLAGRRTLDNLTIGSVLRVITEAMLDHK